From Carassius auratus strain Wakin chromosome 10, ASM336829v1, whole genome shotgun sequence, a single genomic window includes:
- the LOC113109631 gene encoding E3 ubiquitin-protein ligase TRIM23 — MAAAVGVNKQTSAAAMEPCVRHGRSTTVNAVKVLECGVCEDVFSLQGDKVPRLLLCGHTVCHDCLTRLPLHGRAVRCPFDRQATELGDSGVWGLKKNFALLELLERLQNGASSQSGMSEDVLREMGECIIRCDEDETHTASMYCTVCATHLCAECSQLTHSTRTLAKHRRVPLADKPHEKMLCPQHQVHAIEFVCLEDGCQPGPLMCCVCKEYGKHQGHKHAVLEAEANQIRASILDMAHCIRTFTEEVSEYSRKLVGIVQQIEGGEQIVEDSMGMAHTEHVPGAAESARSCVRAYFADLHETLCRQEEMALSVVDAHVRERLIWLRQQQEDMTILLSQVSTACLHCEKTLQQDDCRVVLAKQEINRLLETLQKQQQQFTELADHIQLDAGIPVTFTKDNRVHIGPKMEIRVVTLGLDGAGKTTILFKLKQDEFMQPIPTIGFNVETVEYKNLKFTIWDVGGKHKLRPLWKHYYLNTQAVVFVIDSCHRDRLMEAHSELAKLLTEKELRDALLLIFANKQDVPGAVSVEEMTELLSLHKLCCGRSWHIQGCDARSGMGLHEGLDWLSRQLVAAGVLDVA, encoded by the exons ATGGCCGCTGCTGTCGGTGTAAATAAACAGACGAGCGCAGCAGCGATGGAGCCTTGTGTGAGACACGGCCGCAGTACAACCGTTAATGCGGTGAAG GTGTTGGAGTGTGGTGTTTGCGAGGATGTGTTTTCACTGCAAGGTGACAAGGTGCCGCGTCTGCTGCTGTGTGGACACACGGTGTGTCACGACTGCTTGACCCGTCTGCCTCTTCACGGCAGGGCAGTGCGGTGTCCCTTTGACCGACAGGCCACGGAGCTGG GAGACTCGGGTGTGTGGGGCCTGAAGAAGAACTTTGCTCTGCTAGAACTGCTTGAACGGCTGCAGAATGGGGCCAGCAGTCAGTCGGGCATGTCTGAGGATGTGCTTCGAGAGATGGGAGAG TGCATAATCCGCTGTGATGAGGATGAGACTCACACTGCTTCCATGTACTGCACGGTTTGTGCCACACATCTGTGTGCGGAGTGCTCCCAGCTCACCCACTCCACCCGGACACTGGCCAAACACCGGCGTGTGCCGCTGGCAGACAAGCCCCATGAGAAGATGCTCTGTCCACAGCACCAGGTGCATGCCATTGAGTTTGTGTGCCTGGAGGACGGCTGCCAGCCGGGGCCGCTCATGTGCTGCGTGTGCAAGGAGTACGGGAAGCACCAAGGACACAAG CATGCTGTGCTGGAGGCTGAAGCCAACCAGATCCGAGCATCTATTCTGGACATGGCACACTGCATCCGTACATTCACAGAGGAAGTGTCGGAGTACTCCAGGAAACTAGTGGGCATCGTGCAGCAGATCGAAGGAGGAGAGCAGATCGTGGAGGACAGCATGGGCATGGCTCACACTGAACAT GTACCAGGAGCTGCCGAAAGCGCCCGGTCTTGCGTTCGTGCCTATTTTGCGGATCTCCACGAGACGCTGTGCCGTCAGGAGGAGATGGCTCTGAGCGTGGTGGACGCACACGTCCGAGAGAGGCTGATCTGGCTTCGACAGCAGCAGGAGGACATGACCATACTGCTGTCCCAGGTGTCCACTGCCTGCCTGCACTGCGAGAAAACCCTGCAGCAG GATGATTGCAGGGTGGTTTTGGCGAAACAGGAGATCAACCGGTTACTAGAAACACTGcagaaacagcagcagcagttcACAGAGCTGGCCGACCACATTCAGCTGGACGCAGGCATCCCTGTTACCTTCACTAAG GACAACCGTGTGCACATTGGTCCAAAAATGGAGATCCGGGTTGTGACTTTGGGGTTAGATGGAGCTGGCAAAACTACTATTCTCTTCAAACTGAAGCAAGATGAGTTTATGCAGCCCATACCGACCATAG GTTTTAACGTGGAAACTGTGGAGTACAAAAACCTGAAATTCACCATTTGGGATGTTGGTGGCAAACACAAACTCCGTCCCCTGTGGAAACACTACTATCTGAACACACAAG CGGTGGTGtttgtgattgacagctgtcacaGAGACCGGCTGATGGAGGCTCACAGTGAACTGGCCAAACTGCTGACGGAGAAAGAGCTCCGAGATGCTCTGCTGCTCATCTTCGCCAACAAACAG GACGTTCCCGGCGCGGTGTCTGTGGAGGAGATGACGGAGCTCCTGAGCTTACACAAACTGTGCTGCGGCCGCAGCTGGCACATCCAGGGCTGTGACGCCCGCAGCGGCATGGGTCTACACGAGGGGTTAGACTGGCTCTCACGCCAGCTGGTGGCTGCAGGAGTGCTGGATGTGGCCTGA